From a single Gemmatimonadales bacterium genomic region:
- a CDS encoding TolC family protein, which produces MTPRALALALLLLAPASGLGQAPPSSLTLEQALSQASRHSPTYRQTLNDATAARWSVRNAYATTMLPSLSVSGSMSYTGPGSATFAGSVFNQSSPTLSSGYGIDLNWQLSGSTLSAPGQQRANQTAISEDIVGAEVSLRFDVTFQYLTALQASAQTEVARQQVARNAEFLTLAEARFQVGQATILDVKQAQVQKGQADIALLRAEQTEAEAKLELFRRIGLNAPVAVREVSLPDSFPVTAPAWQLDGLLGVAGEQNPQIRAARAREGAAAHAVRAQRSRYLPTLSFQAGWQGYTQQFTNDNVLLTQALSGATSQFNNCQFQNSLITSLPGGGIGGQPGNGTIADCRGFAGLDATGEALLPEVRNAIISRNSAFPFSFTSQPFSAGVRISLPIFDGFQRDLNIAQARAQRDDLREAARARELQVRTEVQGRHLAVETAFRAIAVQEANREAARDQRQLAQDRYRLGAGSALDVTDAENNVQRAEGDYVNAVYDYHKAVAALELAVGRPLR; this is translated from the coding sequence ATGACGCCCAGGGCCCTCGCCCTTGCGCTGCTACTGCTGGCACCCGCTTCCGGTCTCGGACAGGCCCCACCGTCCTCGCTGACGCTCGAGCAGGCGCTGAGTCAGGCCTCCCGTCACAGCCCGACCTACCGTCAGACGCTGAATGACGCCACCGCGGCGCGCTGGAGTGTGCGCAATGCCTACGCCACGACGATGCTGCCGTCGCTGTCCGTCTCCGGCAGCATGTCGTACACGGGGCCTGGCTCGGCCACCTTCGCGGGCTCCGTCTTCAACCAGTCGTCGCCCACCCTCTCGTCGGGATACGGCATCGACCTGAACTGGCAGTTGTCCGGCAGCACGCTCTCGGCGCCGGGTCAGCAGCGAGCCAACCAGACCGCCATTTCGGAGGACATCGTCGGGGCAGAAGTGTCCCTCCGCTTCGACGTCACCTTCCAGTATCTCACCGCGCTGCAAGCCTCGGCGCAGACCGAGGTGGCGCGCCAGCAAGTGGCCCGGAACGCCGAGTTCCTGACCCTGGCCGAGGCCCGGTTCCAGGTCGGCCAGGCCACCATACTCGACGTCAAGCAGGCGCAGGTTCAGAAGGGCCAGGCCGACATTGCGCTCTTGCGCGCCGAGCAGACCGAGGCCGAGGCCAAGCTCGAACTCTTCCGCCGGATCGGGCTCAACGCGCCGGTGGCGGTCCGCGAGGTGTCGCTCCCCGACTCGTTCCCGGTGACCGCCCCCGCCTGGCAGCTCGACGGCCTGCTGGGCGTGGCAGGTGAGCAGAACCCCCAGATCCGGGCGGCGCGCGCGCGTGAAGGGGCGGCGGCACACGCGGTCCGTGCGCAGCGATCGCGCTATCTGCCCACCTTGAGCTTCCAGGCGGGCTGGCAAGGGTACACCCAGCAGTTCACCAACGACAACGTGCTGCTGACGCAGGCGCTCAGTGGTGCCACCAGTCAGTTCAACAACTGCCAGTTCCAGAACAGCCTGATCACCAGCCTGCCGGGCGGCGGCATCGGCGGTCAGCCGGGCAACGGCACCATCGCCGACTGCCGCGGCTTTGCCGGGCTCGACGCAACCGGCGAGGCCCTGCTCCCCGAAGTCCGCAACGCCATCATCTCGCGCAACAGCGCCTTCCCGTTCAGCTTCACGAGCCAGCCGTTCAGCGCCGGCGTCCGGATTTCGCTGCCGATTTTCGACGGGTTCCAGCGCGACCTCAACATTGCCCAGGCGCGTGCGCAGCGGGACGACCTGCGGGAAGCCGCACGGGCCCGTGAGCTGCAGGTGCGCACCGAGGTGCAGGGGCGCCACCTGGCGGTGGAGACGGCCTTTCGCGCCATCGCCGTCCAGGAAGCCAACCGGGAAGCTGCCCGCGATCAGCGCCAGCTGGCGCAGGATCGCTACCGGCTGGGCGCCGGCAGCGCACTTGACGTCACCGACGCCGAGAACAACGTCCAGCGGGCCGAGGGCGACTACGTCAACGCAGTGTACGACTATCACAAGGCCGTGGCGGCGCTCGAGCTTGCCGTCGGCCGACCACTCCGCTGA
- a CDS encoding efflux RND transporter periplasmic adaptor subunit, with protein sequence MSKRTKWGLAAVVVVAAAAVFAFQASKRDGKATEVRLESVEPRRLVSIVTASGKIEAEAQVDISADITGRIVQLGVKEGDLVKKGQFLVLIDPAQYESAVRRLEGLLASNQAGLVQAQTNRDQAKRQLDRWIEMRKLNAALVSTEQVEQAQQQYDVAVASYNASSANVDQARGSLSEARDQLSKTRIVSPINGRVVRLPVEVGEVAVPGTFSRETGRLMTIADLGTILAKVRVDETDMVRVSLGDSVEVSIDAFPDSAFVGRVTKISHSATVAAQSTSSAAQSVDFDVEVTLESPPAAVRPDLSATARIVTDTREEALSIPIIALTVRQHEEVPSELKPAGSGAGRLRGRDREGVFVVRNGIAMFKPVRIGITGEEHFEVLDGLARGDSIVAGPFQAVRDLKDSTRVRPPKSGTPAAPVPARS encoded by the coding sequence ATGTCGAAGCGCACGAAATGGGGTTTGGCCGCGGTGGTTGTCGTTGCCGCAGCAGCGGTGTTCGCCTTCCAGGCGTCCAAGCGGGATGGGAAAGCCACCGAAGTCCGGCTGGAATCGGTCGAACCTCGCCGTCTGGTGTCGATCGTAACGGCCAGTGGCAAGATCGAGGCGGAAGCCCAGGTGGACATTTCCGCCGACATTACCGGCCGCATCGTGCAGCTCGGCGTCAAGGAAGGCGACCTCGTCAAGAAGGGCCAGTTTCTGGTTCTGATCGATCCGGCCCAGTATGAATCCGCCGTGCGACGGCTCGAGGGCCTGCTGGCCTCGAACCAGGCGGGACTGGTGCAGGCGCAGACCAATCGCGATCAGGCCAAGCGGCAGCTCGACCGCTGGATCGAGATGCGAAAGCTCAACGCCGCCCTGGTTTCGACCGAGCAGGTCGAGCAGGCGCAGCAGCAGTACGACGTGGCCGTCGCGTCGTACAATGCCTCGTCGGCCAACGTCGACCAGGCCCGCGGCTCACTCTCGGAAGCTCGCGATCAGCTGAGCAAGACCCGGATCGTTTCGCCGATCAACGGCCGAGTCGTCCGCCTGCCGGTCGAGGTCGGCGAAGTGGCGGTCCCGGGCACGTTCTCTCGTGAAACCGGCCGACTGATGACGATCGCCGACTTGGGCACCATCCTCGCCAAGGTCCGGGTCGACGAAACCGACATGGTCCGGGTCAGCCTCGGCGACTCGGTCGAGGTGTCGATCGACGCCTTTCCCGACAGCGCGTTCGTCGGGCGCGTCACCAAGATCTCCCACAGCGCCACGGTTGCTGCACAGTCGACGAGCTCTGCTGCGCAGTCGGTCGACTTCGATGTCGAAGTCACCCTCGAAAGCCCCCCGGCCGCCGTCCGACCGGACCTGTCGGCCACCGCGCGGATCGTCACGGATACCCGGGAGGAGGCGCTGTCGATTCCGATCATTGCGTTGACCGTCAGGCAGCACGAAGAGGTGCCCAGCGAGCTCAAGCCGGCGGGGTCCGGCGCCGGCCGATTGCGCGGCCGCGACCGGGAGGGCGTCTTCGTCGTCCGCAACGGGATCGCGATGTTCAAGCCGGTCCGGATCGGCATTACCGGCGAAGAACACTTCGAAGTGCTCGACGGACTGGCTCGGGGCGACTCGATCGTTGCCGGCCCGTTCCAGGCGGTCCGCGACCTCAAGGACTCGACCAGAGTTCGGCCACCGAAGTCAGGGACTCCAGCGGCACCTGTCCCGGCCCGATCGTGA
- a CDS encoding ABC transporter ATP-binding protein — MIRIDSLVREYRMGEELVQALRGVTLEIRRNEYVAIMGPSGSGKSTMMNMLGCLDTPTSGEYWLNGQEVSRMTDDELARVRNREIGFVFQTFNLLPRATALENVELPLVYAGLSGKVRRDRARAALERVGLGNRMDHRPNEMSGGQRQRVAIARALVNEPSILLADEPTGNLDSATSTDVMRVFGLLHGQGQTIIVVTHEADIAAHAERIVTLRDGRVASDVRPERTEAA, encoded by the coding sequence GTGATTCGGATCGACTCGCTGGTCCGGGAGTACCGGATGGGCGAGGAGCTGGTCCAGGCGCTGCGCGGCGTGACCCTCGAGATTCGTCGCAACGAATACGTGGCCATCATGGGGCCGTCCGGCTCAGGCAAGTCGACCATGATGAACATGCTCGGCTGCCTCGATACGCCCACCTCGGGCGAGTACTGGCTCAACGGCCAGGAAGTGTCGCGAATGACGGACGATGAGCTGGCGCGGGTCCGCAACCGCGAGATCGGCTTCGTCTTTCAGACTTTCAACCTGCTGCCCCGCGCCACCGCACTCGAGAACGTCGAGCTGCCGCTCGTCTATGCCGGGTTGTCGGGCAAGGTCCGTCGCGATCGCGCCCGGGCGGCGCTCGAACGCGTCGGGCTGGGTAACCGGATGGATCATCGCCCCAATGAGATGTCGGGCGGACAGCGGCAGCGGGTCGCGATTGCCCGCGCCCTGGTCAATGAGCCGTCGATCCTGCTGGCCGACGAGCCGACCGGCAACCTCGACAGCGCCACCAGCACAGACGTCATGCGAGTCTTCGGCCTGCTGCACGGGCAGGGCCAGACCATCATCGTGGTGACCCACGAGGCCGACATCGCGGCCCACGCCGAGCGCATCGTCACCCTGCGCGACGGTCGGGTTGCCAGCGATGTCCGCCCCGAGCGAACCGAGGCCGCCTGA